The Couchioplanes caeruleus nucleotide sequence GCTGCACGTCTAATACCTCGACGCGACGACCGCCGACCCGGACCTGTCACCTGGGCAGGCCTCGAGAACACGGTCGCCGGCTTCGGGCCGGCTTCAGCTGCGACGACCAGGGGCGATACGGCCTCGGCATCATCACCGCCGCGGAATACGCGGGATGAAGCTCCCGCACAAGATTGGTGCCCCCGGCAGGAATCGAACCTGCGACCTGCGGTTTAGGAAACCGTTGCTCTATCCCCTGAGCTACGAGGGCCTACGCCCATATCGTACCTACCAGCGATTCTGACGGGTGCCCGGTGGTCCCGACCGTCACCGACCAACGCCATCAGGTCCCAGGGAGCGGTTCCACCGCTGGTGGCGGGCGCACGGAGCATTTCGGCCGTTTGCCACCCCGCCTGCTGGGCGGTACTGAACAAGCCGTGTCGCTGCCACCGTCGCGTACGGCTCATCGAGCACTCGTCAGGACCCGGAATCGCCGGCACCGTGAACGAGTTGCTGCACTCGGCCGTCCGGCGAGCTGAGGGCTGACCTCTGCATCATCACGCTGCAGCGAGGCCGGGCAACCGGTCGAGGTGCGACGTGCGGCGTCCCCGGCGCTCCCCCGCTCGCGAAACGAAGGTGGCTCCGCCGGAGTCGGTGGACTAAGCTCTTAGCTAACCGAAGGAGGGTGACGATGTCGGCGGAGGCCGTGCACTACAACATGCATGACGCCAAGACCCACCTCTCGCGCATCATCGAGCGGGTGGAACGCGGGGAGGAGGTCATCATCGATCGGGCCGGCACGCCTGTGGCGAGGGTCGTACCGCTGGTGCGCCGGACGAACCGCACCGCCATCGGTCTCCTCGCCGGGCAGGTCGATCTGTCCGGCGACTGGGACTCACCGCAGACCAACGCCGAGATCGCTGCCGACTTCGGCGTGGGCGAATGAGTCTGTTGCTGGACACCCACGTAGCGCTGTGGGCCATTACCGGCGACCCGACCCTCGGCGAGGGCTTGCTCGACCGGCTTCGCCATGACCCGGACATCTTCCTGTCTCCGGTCAGCCTGTGGGAGATCACGATCAAGCAGGTCACCGGGAAGCTCATCGGACCGGCTGATCTCGCCGAGCGTGTACGTGACATGGGCTTCCGCGAGCTCCCCGTGACCCACGCTCACGCGATCGCCGCCGGACGCCTTCCCCCTCACCACCGCGATCCCTTCGACCGGATGCTGGTGGCCCAGGCGGTCACCGAAGGTCTGACCCTCGCTTCACGTGACCAATCGATCCCGCTGTATGACGTAGACGTCCTCAAGGTGTGACGATCCGAGCCCCGAAGCCCCTGCCCTGCCACCAGCGGCTGAAGGCGTCCCGCAGGTGTCAGGCAGCGCCCGTCAGGGGCGGTGGGGGCATCACGACCTGGTCGTACGCGAGCTTGTTGAACATCACGTACCAGTAGTCCGGACCCGGGATGACCAGCCCC carries:
- a CDS encoding type II toxin-antitoxin system VapC family toxin; protein product: MSLLLDTHVALWAITGDPTLGEGLLDRLRHDPDIFLSPVSLWEITIKQVTGKLIGPADLAERVRDMGFRELPVTHAHAIAAGRLPPHHRDPFDRMLVAQAVTEGLTLASRDQSIPLYDVDVLKV
- a CDS encoding type II toxin-antitoxin system Phd/YefM family antitoxin, with the translated sequence MSAEAVHYNMHDAKTHLSRIIERVERGEEVIIDRAGTPVARVVPLVRRTNRTAIGLLAGQVDLSGDWDSPQTNAEIAADFGVGE